Sequence from the Nitrospirota bacterium genome:
TCTCGAACACATCCTTGAAATACACCGTCACGGCATGACCGAATATCTTGGGATCCGAGACCTTCATCATGGTGGCTTTCAGATGGATCGAGAACAACACGCCCTGCTTTTTGGCGTCTTCCATCTGCGCCTCGAGGAATTCGCGCAAGGCGCGGCGGCTCATGTAGGTGGCGTCGATGACTTCGCCCGCCTGAAGAACGAGTTTGGGCTTGAGCACCGTGGTCTTGCCGTCCTGGCCGACGAACTCAATGCGCGCGTCAGTGGCCTCGGTGAGCGTGACCGATTTCTCGTTGGAATAGAAATCCCCGCCCTCCATATGGACCACGTGCGTCTTGGAGTCCGGACTCCAGGCTCCCATCCTATGCGGATGCTTCCTGGTATGGGCCTTCACGGAGAGCGGCGCGCGGCGATCGGAGTTGCCTTCGCGCAGAACCGGGTTGACGGCACTGCCCTTCACTCTGTCGTAGCGGGCCTTGATGTCCTTCTCTTTATCGTCTTTGGGATTTTCAGGATACTCGGGAAGCTTGTAGCCCTGGCTCTGCAATTCCTTGATGGCCGCATTCAACTGGGGAAGCGAGGCGCTGATGTTCGGCAGCTTGATGATATTCGCTTCCGGCGTCTTGGCCAGTTCGCCCAATTCCGTCAACGCGTCAGGCTGCTTCTGCCCCGGCGTCAGATATTCGGGGAACACGGCGAGAATACGGCCCGCCAATGAAATATCCCGCAACTCAACCGACACGCCAGCCGCCTTGCTGAAGGCGTTGATGATCGGTAGAAACGAATAGGTCGCCAGCATAGGCGCTTCATCGGTCTTTGTATAAATGATTTTGGATGCTTTTGCTGTCATGTTGTTCCCCACGTGAGTGATAACGATTGACCCGAGAGTCGGTTAGGATAATGGATTCTCCGTTTTCTTGTCAACATGCAGACGTGCCGACAGGTTTCATGCCCATCCGCCTAAACAGCACTGCTGGCGCGGCGTTTATGGCGATTCATGGCGTAAACAATTGAATGCCCCACGCATCCGGCAGGCCTCCCGGACTTGACCGGGAAGAGCCGACGCACCCTGGCAAGCTCGTGATCGCTCACGCGGCGGTGCTCTCACCAGGGCGCACCTTCACCGGCAGGATTGCGGCGGCCGCTCCTTGACATTCCAACCCTGGAGTGTCTGCTTAGGGGTAAGGTCGGCCTGTACTCGACGTAGCCTGAGGCATCGAACGGCGAGTGGGGGATTGCGAACGCCGGCGCGAAACCGGTTCCGGTCAAAGGCCTGCGAAGAGAAGCGGACTCCGGTTTTCCAGAACCTGATCAATCCTTCAACAAGAACGACATCTTTACGCCCGCGACTTCCAGCAGATCCCCGTCTTTCAGATCGGCCCGGCCGTGAATCGGCGTACCGTTGACCAGGACCTTCTTGCCGTCTTCCGAGAGGCTGATGTTGTAGCCGTCCGGCCGGCGGCTGATCATGGCCGCCACCTTCGGGGCAAACCAGCCGGTGAGCTTGACCGTGGCGCCGTCCTGCGACCCGATCAGCACGATCCGGCCGGTGAGCTGGTACTCCTTTTTATCCGTGCCGCCTGAGAGGACCTGCAAGACCCCGAACCGTTCCTTGGGTTTGGGCTGCGTGGTCTGCTCGGCTTTGAGCAATTCCCGCTGCCGCTGCGTATCCAGGATCATCGTCTTGTCCGTGTCCACGGCCGGCGCGGGCGGCGGCGCCATGCCCTTCGCCTCGTCTTCATAGAGCAGCACGTGCTTGCCGATCGTGACCCGGTCCCCGTCCTTCAACTGGCGCTTGTCGATCTTCTTCTCATTGACGAAGGTGCCGTTGGTGCTGCCCAGGTCTTCGAGAAAATAGACCGCCTGCACGCGGGACAGCTTGGCATGGTGCCCGGACACGGCCGGATTGTCGATGACCACGTCGTTGTCGGGCTTCCGGCCGATCGTGAGTTGTTCGCGATCCAGCGGCACGTCTTTGATCACCGCCTCGTTGAACTTCACAATGATCTTTGGCATACCCTCTTCACCTCACCTGGCCCCATGAACGTGTGACGCCATCCGTCATCCCCAGACCCGATGCCAGAGCCCCCGCAACCCGCTTTCACGCAGGGCGATCAGCACGACGGTCGTATTATCCTCTCCTCCCGCGGCATTAGCCAGCGCCACCAACCGTTCGGCCGCGGCCTGCGGCGTCGCCCCGTTACGCACCTCCTGCAAAATCTCATCCGGTTTGACCCCCCGTGTCAACCCGTCCGAGCAGAGCAGCAGCACATCGTGCACCCCCAGGGGCAGCTCGTCGAGCGCGACCTCCACCGTTTCCTCGACGCCCAGGGCCCGCGTGACGATGTTCTTCTGAGGCGACCGCTCGGCCTCCTCCTCGGTCAGCAAGCCGCGACGGACCTGTTCCGCCACCAGCGAATGGTCTTCGGTCAGGGGCTGGATGCCGCCGCCGCGGATCAAATACAGCCGGCTGTCCCCGATGTGCGCGACGGACAGCAGTTGCCCCGTGATCAGCGCGGCCACCACGGTCGTCCCCATGCCGGCCTGCTCGGACTGGCTCTGCGCCGCCCCGTGCACCACTTGATTGGCCAAACGAAGCGCGCTCGCCAGCCGGTTGGTCTGCGGCGAGAAGCTGGCATCCATCGGCCCGATCATCGGCAACGACGCATTCTGTCTGGCGTCACGGATATGCTGTTGGATCACTTCCACCGCGAGACGACTCGCCACCTCCCCCGCGTTGCGCCCGCCCATGCCGTCACAGACCAGGTAAAGGCCCAGTTCGGGAGCGGTACAAAAACTATCCTCGTTATGGCCCCGCTTGAGGCCGACGTCCGTCTTAGCTCCGAACCGACTTTCCATGGCTGCCGCCTATCCG
This genomic interval carries:
- a CDS encoding FHA domain-containing protein yields the protein MPKIIVKFNEAVIKDVPLDREQLTIGRKPDNDVVIDNPAVSGHHAKLSRVQAVYFLEDLGSTNGTFVNEKKIDKRQLKDGDRVTIGKHVLLYEDEAKGMAPPPAPAVDTDKTMILDTQRQRELLKAEQTTQPKPKERFGVLQVLSGGTDKKEYQLTGRIVLIGSQDGATVKLTGWFAPKVAAMISRRPDGYNISLSEDGKKVLVNGTPIHGRADLKDGDLLEVAGVKMSFLLKD
- a CDS encoding Stp1/IreP family PP2C-type Ser/Thr phosphatase produces the protein MESRFGAKTDVGLKRGHNEDSFCTAPELGLYLVCDGMGGRNAGEVASRLAVEVIQQHIRDARQNASLPMIGPMDASFSPQTNRLASALRLANQVVHGAAQSQSEQAGMGTTVVAALITGQLLSVAHIGDSRLYLIRGGGIQPLTEDHSLVAEQVRRGLLTEEEAERSPQKNIVTRALGVEETVEVALDELPLGVHDVLLLCSDGLTRGVKPDEILQEVRNGATPQAAAERLVALANAAGGEDNTTVVLIALRESGLRGLWHRVWG